A genomic window from Methanobacterium sp. BRmetb2 includes:
- a CDS encoding iron transporter FeoA, with product MKNLTDVKPGKKVIITEIKGGFGVKNRFESLNIREGKQIQIASSAPFRGPLVLNVDGCKVAIGRGMATKILVEVVDENTSNG from the coding sequence ATGAAAAATTTAACTGATGTAAAACCAGGAAAAAAAGTAATTATAACTGAAATTAAGGGAGGATTCGGTGTTAAAAATCGTTTTGAATCTTTAAATATAAGAGAAGGCAAACAGATTCAAATAGCTTCATCGGCTCCCTTCAGAGGTCCTCTAGTATTGAATGTTGATGGATGTAAAGTAGCAATAGGTAGAGGAATGGCTACCAAGATATTAGTGGAGGTTGTTGATGAAAATACTTCTAATGGGTAA